In Sander vitreus isolate 19-12246 chromosome 8, sanVit1, whole genome shotgun sequence, the genomic window GTGGCAGTGCCCGTATCCAATCCTAATGCCATGTACCAGCCAGGAGGGACTCTGGGCAGCCAGGCCCTGGCAGCGGCCGCGGCCTCTTTGAGTGACAGTGGGATGCTGTCCCCTCCACAGGCCTCTCTGCACAGGAATGTGGGCTCAAGTGGAGGACCCCAGAGGCCCACTAGTGCAGGTTGGTAGACAGCAACCCCACTTAATTGTTCAATGGTGTAGAGAGGATGATCCAGACCACTCAGAGCAGGATTTATTTAGTTGATTAAAGCccctttgtgtgtatttgtattttattatatcaCTTTTCTAATTATTCTAAAAACatgaatgttttgtttgtagaaCAATTTGACAATTCTGGTGAGAATTGATGCTAGTCAACCAGGAGGACATTAGCCTAGCATAGTATAAAAGCTAAAGCtgtattaatcccacaatgggcaATGACATTTAATAACATAGGATcaggtggaaacagctagcctggttctcTCCAatgctaaaaaaacaacaaccactaACTCCTCCAAaagcccatttaacacaataacatgaacacatcaacaacaacaatatatatatatatatatatatatatatatatatatatatataaataaaaatatgtaacATGTACAATTAATATGTGTGCCCTGCATTTCTTTCTGAGTCTacctggttgcctggcaacttcACAGTGATGGTAAAACTACCGGGAGTTACTTCacccagccaagaaatagttagTGTACAGGGCGTAAcccctgtaaaaccacaacacttttttatactttggttggagccaggctagctgtttcctctttcttccactctttgtgctaaactaggctTATCACTTCTTGGCTCTAGCTTCATACTTAGCGCACGGACATGCGTTTGGTATCAATGTCGTCATCTAACCCTCTgaatgaatcttttttttttgtctctaatGCATAtagagttttattttattttttcaagatGGCATTGGATGTAAGGGGCCTAAGGTCAAGCAGTCATGTCATACTAACGCCCTTTaactggtgtttgtgtgtgatatatatatatatatatatatatatttatatatatctgGAAAAATGATGTCAGTCTAGATGGTTTTTGCAAGGTTTTTGCAAGATTCAGCTACACTGCATACTATAGAACAGGCAACAAGGTGTGAAATGCCTCATTCAAAATTAACCACATATCAGAATTGGCTGAATTGGCTACCCATACACAGGGGGTTTACTTAATGGTTGTTTTCACAATAACTTTCTGATTAGTCACCGCTCTATCtgtattgttttcttctttATGATTCATATTGGATCAGCATATTTCAACAGCTAAAAACATGCCCGGGCTCATGTGGCATAATTGTGTGCTTGATTTAAGTGTATCTCTTAAAAGCGTCTAACATTTTCACTGTTAAGAGAGGCTCCAGCAGATGATTTCCATGAAAGGAATACTTGTTTGTTGCAGGTGTGTCCTCATAGTGGAATTCTGCATTTAATAACATAACAAAACACCATGCTGAACCCAGCTTGATGTTGCTCTCTTGAATCATATATTGAAAATTTTCCCACCATGAAGACCCTGGAGAGAGCATATGCCTCCCTATATGTGCGCTGTGAAGATAGATCTTCATGGCATTTTCGTGTCTGGTCTGGCATCTCCATCACATGCTCTGCTAGCTTGCAGAAGGATGCAGATGGTTAATCATATCACATCTCATTAGGTGGCATGTTGGATACCACAGACCTTTCAGTGCCAAGTGGTGTGGGCTCCAGCCCAGCGCATAAGTCCTCCCGGAGAGATTCATTAGCTCTCTGTAGCTCTGCCCAATAGGCCTCCTGCTTAGCACGCGAGCTGGATAGTTGCGTATCCATCTGTGATTGGTTCAAGACAGTTGTCACTATCATTGACTGATAGTGCCTTTGCCCGATTATATTTTCACTGCATGCGAAGGGGAAGAAGTGTTTCTTCTCTCAACAGAGGAAATGTATAACATGATTGTTAAATGCATGTGTGAGAGATGGGGAATGGCTCAGCAGCATTCACACAGTGTGGTGTTTGTGCTTGAGTATAACCAGGCGAGGCAATTAGCTCTCCGATTGACTTTGGCAGGTAAATAAACGCAGCGTTTCCCTTAAACTTGTCACCTCTATGTAGCCCCCACTCATCCTGTTTCCTTCCCTCTATTGACAGGTGCATCTGTTTCCCCCCACTACTCTGGTAGCCCTTATAAGGCTGGAGAGGGTCTATAAGATGCCTAGACCAGCATAACCCTTTAGGTATTCGGGCAATGACATCCAACTAAGTCCTCAGTACACAATGACCGGACAGCCTGTCATGGCTGCAATGTGCTGTGTGAGAGGCGAAGGCAGGTGGAGTTTAACTCTTTCCTTGGCACTTAGCTCGCTGTACTCCATATACTGTAGTATTTCTGACTAAATGCAGTATGCTGTTAGGAAATGGTACGATATTTAATGTTCATAGCTTGTGAACTACCAGAAGAATATTGGCTTAAAATGGGATATTTGGCTAGGTATTGATTAGAAAGTATGAAGAGCACCTCAAATTGGTTTACAACATTATAGAGAGAGCGCTGGGTGCGTTTTAAGTTTGGGGTGTGGTACTGGGTTGGGGTAGAGTTAGGATCCTCTGCCAGGGGGGTGTCAGCGTTTGGCACAGTGTGAGCATGCTGCAGCTGTTGTTTGTACCAAGTGTGTAGAACAGCAGAGACTACAGGGTGGAGAAACCTCTCCAACCCTGCTGTCAGATGACCATTCCTGACATAGCTCTGATTTTTCACAAGTAGCAGCTATGACCACAGCAGAAGGCTTTCAAAGTGaccagattatatatatatatatatatataatattggtTATAATGGCAGCTGTTTTAATTATGGGATCTGGAGGAGTTATTAGTTACTTAATAGATGATAGTGAAAATTGCCTTACTTGCAAACACACATATGTTTATCAAAACAGTGAACATTATTGGCAAGATTTTCCTAGCAAACACATTTCAGTTCGTCTTTCTAAAATAAGCCATCTGTTGTTGTTCATGTCTAGTCTTTGGTTCAGATAATGGCTCTGCTCAGCTACTACACCTTCaaaagaaaaactatttatttgtcTCATTTTATACTCTGCACTTCTAAATTAGATCTTTTCTTTCAACAGCTCATACAATAACACCTAATTACAAGCTGTGGCCCTTGACTGGTGAGCATTAAGAATGAAAGTTGTGGTGAACTGGGAGGATTTAAGAGCGAGATTTCTCTTGAGCAGTATGTCTGCAAGCTGTACACATCCCTTCATTTACGTTGGAGCATTGCAAGCTCttgaaacacatttacattaaagcatgtttGTAGGTTCAGCAGATCACATCAGGTAGTAGACTTATTAGTTTAATGGTGAAATGTAGTTGCACCAAGTTTGTGTTATTAAAGaaaatttttattattttcttttattgcagGTTGATTGAATGTGAAACATGTATTCAAAGTTGGAGGATGATGATGAGTCATACCCAAGAACATGTATTTACCTGGTTGCCATGTACCTCTATTCATCTATCTGCTCTTAGTTTTTCTGAGACACAACAATAGGACTGTGGATGGCATCTATTATTAGAGAACAATTTTGATTCACATCTATTATATCTTTTCATTCAACAAGACATTATCTATTTCAAgacattttctattttaattttttttaacctgatgCACATGGGATGTTGGGCACAATAAGTCACTGTGTTTTCTTCCCCTGAACTTAAAATGAACTGAATGTTTCAGTTGTAAACACAAGCCCTTATGTAATGCCCCTTCCCAAACTGTGTTAATAATTCAGGAGAATGAACAGAAACTAAAACAGCTTTCAACACACGCAGGTTTCAGTCAGAGAGGATTTATTGGCACAACCGAGCGGTTATAGAAGTCTGAATATGGAATGCAGGCAGACATCATAAAAGCTCACTGAAATGTCCCTGCTGAAAGGCTGGGTCTTAACTTGTGGCTGTTACCTTGGCTCAAAATTAACTTTGTGGTCTGAGTATTTGTTCAGACATGTGTTCTCTTCTTGGCAATTATTTGAAAGAAGTGTGGGATTTATTCATCATCAGAAGTCATAATCAGAGGCAGATTCCAAAGATATGTGAGTCAGATAGGTTAATCCAAGTCTAAATTAGCCAGTgaatacagcactcagtgtcTGTCTATATTTGCTTGGTGATGCACTGGCAACGCGTCCATTGTGTCGTACTGTTATCAGCCCAGCAAATGTTGGTATAGAAGTGAACACAGAATATgactgacatttttatagaaaCAGGGTGAGTACATTCTTGTTTCAGTCATGGTGTATAATgcaccatttctttttttatattacaacAGCAACAGCTTTACGCACAATGAAATTACGTGGATTAATGCTTCAGACATGCGCTGTGGAGGGCCACATGAGACATGTATTATTCTTTGCTCTATTATAGTTACTTGATTGTATTTCTtactaaaaacaccaaaaaggaCAATGTACAAGACTTGCTATGGACCTACCTGAGAGTCTGAAATAAAAACCTTAACATGTGTCTTGTCATATTTGTTATTTTCTATATACAGTTAGAAACTTACTAACTTAATGCCttttccacagcagacattCTGATGTACAGTAGCAAAAGCACTGATGTAATTCATAGTAACAACAGCTGTACTAAATTCAGGTTTACCAGTTCTagtgtattgtgcatgctggtttaCCGGTGTGGCTTACTGCAGTACATATTGAGATGCAGCCATGGTTAATGATGTTAGTTAAACCTGTGCTTTCCCTGCTACAGTATGACAAATGTTTCATGTTTCGGGCAGAATTCTGACAAAGTACAGATTGTTATCAGAACATCTTAACTTGCCATATTGCCAAGCTGCAACCAATTCCTTTACACTTACATCTCATTCCCACAGAATGACATCTTCACTGCTTTTAATCAGCTTTTCTATTTTTAGGGCCTCGGACATTTACTCTGCTAATTCTGTAAACATTGTTTTCTTGCAGCAGCCAAGTCTTGTATGATCAAAGCCAGAACCAACGGCGATTGCTGCTTGTATATACTGTTGATTCAGCTGTTAGATACTATTGTCGGCTTCATAACTGTTTATTTGACCGTGAATTGTTGCTGTCCTTATCTGTAATGAGAGGGACTATTGTTTCATTATGTTCCTACGCAAGAGCCTGCTCATTGTGCACACACTTTGTGTTTTACTGGGATACACTGAACACAATGGAGAAGTCAGCAACTTGTTGAAGTGTTAGTGATCTGTTCCATGTTGTGATCTGGGCTTACATCAAGTAAACTGATTTTTTCCCAAAACAAGTCACTGCTCCATTtgtattcatgtggatttggtGGAATCTGCAAAATCAAAAGTCACATAGTATTTTGCAATTGCATTTTGCATCTTTTTCTGAAAcctatttttaaaaatgaatcaaaatacTAGGTGAAGGCAGTTGACAGTGCTCTTGCAGTGTGTAAGGGATAATTTTTGGCACTGTAGTTTTGCTTCAGAGTGCATTATTTTATTGCTTTATTGCAATGCTTACATTTGTAAGCTAAGTCACAAATATACTCATAACACATAGATGCTACTTGGGGCTGGTATTTCAAAAAATCAATTGTATAGCATATTAAATTATTGTATACAATATGGTACAGTATCTAAAAACCGTACCATGAATCTATGCAAGACATATAAGTGTTACAGACTGTACCGCCTATATGTCACACTGTGGAAATGTCTTTGCATTTCTTGAAGTATGTGTCAAAGAGAATTTCTTCTGTCAGCTCCACACCCATTGATAGTATTGAGCCTTTGCATGGAATAGTTGTCCAGCGATAGAGTGGGAGTGAGGTGGATGGGAGTTCTCAAAATAAGTTGGTGGGGAAATGACTAATGACGATGACATGAAACATCAAAGTGTGAATGTTGGAATGAAGAGTCTCACACTTTGCTATTGTTTGTTTGcacagtgtaaaaacaacatcaaGAGATCGTTTACCGTTTTTATTCCACTGTAATGGCTTCAGCTATTTCTTTTAAGCAGTCACAGTACATTTGTCAGTGAACTGCTCCTGCTCCCAAGATGCAAAGAATTGACTTTGATGTAATCattcacaataaaaataaaaggctCATCAATTTTGAaatggacattttatttttgtaaatgtgcaGGATAATTATCCACGTCTATTAAAACTTCCCAGAGGGTTGGAAACACTTAGCGCTGCGTGCTGCTGCAAGCTGGAAAACAACGCTGTGTGAGAGCTTTGCTTGATGACTGGGAGTGTTGTCAGTCACAGTCCATGGTTTGATGATgtttttctgttgctgtgtaCCTCGCAGGGAACGGTTTTGTTAACCCCAGGGGCTCTCCGGGCGTCCTCAGCACACCCAGCGGCAATGGCCTGGGTAAAGTCATGCCCACCAAGTCTCCACCACCCCCTGGAGGGAACATGGGAATGGGAGGCCGCAAGCCAGACCTAAGGGTTGTTATCCCTCCATCTAGCAAAGGGATGATGCCCCCACTGGTGAGTACAGAGCACACCACTGCACACAAGCATCACCAGCTCAAGTACCTTTAAGTACCTCTGCTGCAGGGCGGACCAGAGCTTTGTTTAGCGTCATCGAGACTTTCATAGCAGAATGTTTGGCGGGATTTTGCCACGACCATTTTTGATATTATCACATCAGTGCAGTGAGCAAAGGACTATTTAATTGTTTATCTGCCAAGTGGGACTCACTCACAGTGTGCAGGGCACACCTGAGCAGCGTTCTTCTTGTGCTGCATTCTTCTTTTATCGCCTCTGTTAACATGTGGGCAGAGGCAAGAATCTGCAGCCCAGTTGTCATAACTCACACTCTAGTATTCACATTAAAATGAGAGGCGTTCTCTAATTATAATACTGAAGGTGCAGAGCGCTCTGACCACAGCAAACACCTGAGGCTAAACTAGACTCCCCTGGTCATAAATCAACATTCGGAAAAAAACTACAAGTGTGGGACTTTCAGACAGCGGCCAGCAAATATTCTATTTCCAACTTTGTGTGTTGCTAGTGTTGTCAGCAACAGGAGCCACTCCAGGAAAATGATTGTGTTTGGTAAATAAGCCTTGTGTTACTGTGGGTGCTCCTCCTTTGCAGAGCTTCAACTAGCCTGGAGCAGTTTTTAAACAGCTGTGTGTTACCATGTCGGCATGTGGAATCGGTAGAGCAGGACAGGTTGTGTAGTAAGAGGTCTGAAACAGGTTAAGCAGGTAGGTTCTTTTGGACTGGTGGAGGCTGTGGAGGGCGCTGGCTGTGGCAGGTCTGCAGACAGCCTGTCATTAGGCCATAATGGTATTAAATTAATCACATCTCAGTGTGACAGAGTGTAGATGAAGACTTAATCAGGGGCCCAGGGTGTGAGCCAGATAATATCTTGTCGCCCTTGTCGTGTCTTCCTGCCGCTATTGATTGAGTGTGGGTATTAAGACAGCCCTGGCCTGGTCACAGTATGTCCCACAGCACAGAAACGATGGAAGATGGGCTTCTGGTTCCTCTTTCAGCACAGGGAGGATTTGAAATACTCTTACTAAGTACTATGCAGTCATTGTTGGTACCAGTAAAGAAACTTAATATGTAATTTCTGTTGACTACAAGATAATTGCAGTGTTATTTAGAATCAGATGAGTGTTAGTCGGTATCCAGGATAATGCTGTACTTGCTGTTCCTAACTTCACTGGCATTTGTCCAGGATTTgactgcttcttcttcttcatttacAAGATAAAGACAAGTTAATTGGGTTCCCATGCTTTGGACAGATTGGTTCATGAGTATAACAACAGACTATAGACGTAAAATGAGTGTGATGTAAAATGAGTGTGATTTCACAATGACTGCAAAGTCATCCACACTTATACAGGGCGATTTACAGGCGCTCTGCTTCTTTTCTGTAACCCtgcctctcttcttctcttctgttgAGGGCAGtcggaggaggaggaaatggaTTTGGTGAGTTTTGACAGATGCCTGGGCAAATGGCTAAAATGTGAACATGCTTCTGGTAATCACACAATGCAACACTAAAGGAAGTGCTCAAACCGGAGATTGGCTCTCTTAGAGCTGGCAGcaataatacatttgaaaataaataaataaataaaaataacgttTTGTCACTGCATGTTTTGGGTTTGGCCTGTGAAAATTGCCTCAGCCTGTTAAATTGGCTCCTCCATACCCAACACGTCAATGTTAGTCATAAACCaccaggagtgtgtgtgtgtgtgtgagagagagagagagagagagagagagagagagagagagagtgagagagagagagagagagagagagagagagagagagagagagagagagagagagagagagagagtgagagagtgagtgagagagggaaAGCTACGTGCTAAttaatgttatatttttttaaaccattataTCGTTATCACAATCTGAAAAGTTTAGGAATTAAAAAAGTGCTGGGTAGaaatctaaatatttttttttattttttctaagtAAGAGGAGATTACATCATTTTAAATGACATCATGCTGTGAGATACTTGGGGATTGGTGAAGTCATCTGGCTGGAGAGTGTTGGAACAATGCAAGGAAGCCATCAACTAGATCATGATGCAACGCTGCTTCAGACGTAACCGCTGGCAGCGGCACATATGTTTATTCCATTGTACTCTGGGGATTTGTTACAGTATTGTTCTAAACTGTCTGCATTTGATTAGTGGAGTTGGAGTGTTTGCATTTGTAGCTCACAGTATAGTTTGCTGCATGACCACACCGtgctgtgtaggtgtgtgtttgtgtggactgCATGCCGGTCACTGCACTAAAATCCACTCGAGCTTCACTGTACGTCACTCTGGGATTATTCCTTTGCACTCTCTCAGTTAAGAGTTGTTTATTTGATTGCAAAACTGATCACTAGACTCACTTATTTGTCACACTCTAAATGTTCAGGCAATAGATGCTGTGGAAGGCGTTTCTAACCTGCACTATCCCTATAACTGTTCTTTTTCATGTCTAACAAAGTAAACTTGTTAAGCAGATTGTAGTAAATCTGAATAATAATTTGTTGTGCCTGTAGCTGCATGTCGGTTCTTGTGATGATGACTACATCTGTCAGTTAAAGTCcacttaaaatacatttattgtgaTTACTGAAATCTTCTAATATTGTACACTTTGAAAGCCCATGGTAACCATTTTTTATGTGGCAtaaatttgtatatatataaatatagtaaAGTATATCTGCAGTGTGtcgtatacatatacatatatttagtGAACTATATCTGGATGAATATCAGAAAATCcctataaaaacacacaagttattgcatatttctttctgtgtatttttttttacatttaaaaaagaaaatcatacaGCTAACAATGAATCAGAATATTGACTTCCATGATGCTACACCAACACCTAGTGGCCGCACTTATTATTACACTCATATCCCTGATTACCACAAAATGTATAGTAAATCCCAAATTAAAATGTGTAGGCTCTAAATTAAATGTCTTAAATATAAGAAAATTTGTCCATTGCACAGTATTAGAGCGGGATGTTTTTAGTGTAACAATTTGGGCTTATgcgttttctttgtttgttttttgtgtcttgCAGAACACCCAGAGGATAAGCAGCTCCCAGTCCACCCAGTCGCTGGCCACTCCAGTAGTGTCTGTCACCACCCCCAGTTTACCCCCACAGGGCCTGGTCTACTCGGGCATGCCCACCTCCTACAACCCTGCTGGTGAGTCTGGCCTGGCTCTCCCCTCAGACTGAAAACAACCGCCTTAGCCGCGACTGTTTGTACTTCACGTTGTTGGTTCTTGCTTTTTTCTCAGTGGCACATTGTGTTGTAGCTGAAATGAGTTCTCACTGTGTGtggctgcttttgtttttttacagagtTCTCCCTGAGCAGTGCAGAGATGTCTTCCCTACAGGGCTTCAGCTCTCCTGGGCTCTCACTGGGCTCCATGTCGGCATGGCAACAGCATCAACTGGGCCAGGCAGCTCTTAATTCTTTGGTGTGAGTTACACACCTCCAAACAAAAGCACACTCTCCAGACGCCCTCACATAAAAGCAACACCCACTGTGCTCTGTGATATCATGCTGAATCACACATCTACATATTCCTGACTTTTTCTTCACATTTCTGCACCTTGCATTTGTTGTCTCATTTTTTAGACTGAACACAAAATATCATACTTATCTTCTCTGCAGTGGTGGAGGTCACCTACCTCAGGGCTCCAACCTCTCCATCAACACCAGCCAGAGCATAAACATCAAGTCCGAGCCCATTTCGCCGCCACGGGAGCGTGTCACCCCATCTGGCTTCCCCCCTCAGCAACCACAGCAAGGGTCCAGCCGACAGGACGTTCTGGGACGTTCACCTGCAGACAGCCTCAGCTCCTCCTGTAGCTCTTACGATGGCAGCGATCGTGAGGACCACCGGCCAGACTTCCACTCCCCGCTGGGACTGGGCAGACCCCCTCCTGGCTCTGAGGACAGGGAGAGCCCCTCGGTCAAGCGCTTGCGCATGGACACATGGGTGACATAAAGAGCCCCTATCAAGCCTCCAgtcagagagggggaggggttagacatGGAGATAAAAGAAAGAGCAAGGGTCCTTAGAGCTATCATTATTATACTATTATTCAACTCCATTTCAATTTGTAAGACTGAGTGGCAAATGTTATAAGACGGTCAGGACATATCAAAAGTAAATTCTCAAACTGACACAGTAAGATTGAAAAAGTTAGCTGGACTGAATTATATGCACAAGCAGGTGGTATCAGGTACTTGGTACAATTCAGATGAGGTTTGCAGAAGAAAGATGTTCTTAAACGAAAGGATATTGTTAAACAATAGGCGGTAGATTATTGTAGTCACTGGTCTAGTCAGACACTTACATGTAGTTGCTGTATTGCTGTTGTGCTCGCAAATTGCAAACAATCAGAGAAAGTCGTGTTGCTTTCAGGCTGAGGACCCTTACATATGATGTTCACTGCAAGAACTATCTTTTAAAATCATGCTGTAACCACACAAGACCTTTATCTCAAGTGGCCTCTTGTAATTTATTGATTCATTCGATCAGGAGATACAGAGAACACAGAGTTAATTAAGACTATACAGTAATTTTGATTACACAGTAAACAATTGCAACAGTTGAGACAACTTTAGTGAATAAATGAAACAATACTGTTGGAGGTAACAAACAAAATAGCAACAGACTTTATTGCAATAATGACATATGattcattttataatttaaaagAGTGGGATATATACATGTGCAATTAAGATAATGCGAACCTGTCCAGTTGAACTGGTGAGAAAAtcaacatgttcacatttgtgTAACAGTTCATCAGTAATATAAGCCAAAGCTGTTCTTTTGTGTCGTTTTGTACAGTTGCTACGGTTTCCTAACAATTCACTCAAACGCACCATTTCTTTcatcatagttttatttttattgtgctTTATTGCAAACAGTGTAAAGTCGTGTGAACCAGATCTTGAATCGATATCTAAAGCCATGAACAtttgctgttctgtttgttATAATTGATCATTTGAGCCAAACAGTTTCTTGTGTTGTGTAAATAGCGACTTTAATATATATCACCAGGGGGTGAGTACATACTGAAAGTACTGTATGACCACCGTTTTCAAGAAAAGTATATTTTTGTGGATTACAGCCAAGTTTACAAGAGTAGACCCTTAAAAAGTAGATCATTCACTGGTCAATATTTGctattttgttcattttactGTAATCTCTTCTAAATTGAATTATCAACATAACCTCCCATGTGTTTTACTTCCAGATAGTcaatttgttttctctctctttattagTGATGACCTGTTATGTCCTGAAGACATTGTAAAAACAATGCTGTGAGGTTGAGGTTACACTATTTTCAAATTTGTGAAGGATAGCCACAAGGCTAGGGGAAATAGGGTTTCTTCCCTCCTATTGTAGTTGTATACCAGCAGCTGCTGAATACACTGCCAGCATTCAAACCCAAGGTCCCAGCCCCATAATGAAGAATAATCTATTATTATTGCATGTAGCTCAACTGAAAAGACATGCCAGCTCTCAAGCCCTTTCCACTATCCTGTTATTGGTTCATTGAATCACAGCATAAACATGGTAGAAATGGCTGCTGAGCCTCACACAAAACTAATCGTGCCTCTGCTCATATGTGGTTGTAAATATCACAGTCAGTCATAATTATGTACAAAAATACTCATGTGTTTCCTTAATTGGCTCCAGACATTTTATCTTATATCAATTCCATATTACTAGTCAGACTACTATATGCCTAGGAACCTTAGGAGCCAGAAAAGTCAAAATCTGAAGGCGTTGAAGTCATGTGACGCGGAAAGTGTTGTGACGCTGTTATCACACCAtgcagagacagaggggggaaaagggggctgtgactttttttcttctccatcaTCACAGAAGCAAATAATTCAGCAGCTAATTTATTACAACAAGGCAATGTCATTGTCAATGACTTCAATCTCACTGCTGGATTGCACACATTTGTATGAGATGTTTGCTGAAAGGCATCGCTCTGCATTCGCCGTGGCAtatcttgtgtgtgtttctgaggtTTCTCCGCCCCATTATCAGCTCCATGGTAGTTTTCACTATACAACCGCAATGATCTATGCAGTTTTTGCTCCAATTCacacaacatatatatatatatatatatatatatatatatatatatatatatatatatatatatatatatatattcagaatATGATGTCATTACAGGTGACATTTAGTCCACAAAGCATCAGGAAGAAGAGCATCTGAGGAGTGACTGTTATCCTGAAGTACCACAGCTGGAGGTTGCTGGACTACAAGTTACATATAAAACAATTTATGAAATTATTGATTTGAATACCCCGGGGCAATCTCTTCATGTTCATATACATTGGTCGATATACTTTACATAATGTATAGTAATCCATAATGTAATCCAGTTTAACACAGCAGGTGAAAATAGCAATAATAAATGACTACAACTAAAATAGTCTGCCTGTAATGGCAGCACCACCTCGTAGTTGAGCACATACTTTAGCACTTGATAACATATCAGGGAATTTTGTAGTTTGTCTATCTATATGCACGGTTAGGAAATGCCTTATCCCAAAGAAAAATGATATataccatttttattttattttctctcggttaaaaagaaaaagacaatgcAGATATTACTCAAACTATACCAGACCTGCCTCTTCTCAGAAAAGACCCGCACAAGAACATGCACGGTGAATGCACTGTGATACACTTTGCTCTTTTGGTCCATGTCCAAATTGTGCACAACTGATGAATGTGAAAGGAAAGGGTAATCAATGAACCTTTGTAAAGGACTTTCTTCACTTTGCTGTGTAAAAGTACACTGCTTTGCTTCATGGCTTTTATAAACAGAACTACGTGTTTGGTATGTGTTTGTAGTTGATAGTTCACTTAATTAAAGGAGCTGTTTTCGGTTTGAATGCTCAGACCGTTTGGCGGCACAAGCTGGACTTTGTTGCCAATAATGAAATTATTTGTTTCAAAATCGAAAGAGATTTTAAGTTCATCTACATTTTCTTTCCcttgaatgtgttttattttcatcatacaATAAATATTCAAGTG contains:
- the mef2aa gene encoding myocyte enhancer factor 2aa isoform X3; its protein translation is MGRKKIQITRIMDERNRQVTFTKRKFGLMKKAYELSVLCDCEIALIIFNSSNKLFQYASTDMDKVLLKYTEYNEPHESRTNSDIVEALNKKEHRGCDSPDPDASYVLTPHTEEKYKKINEEFDNMMRNHKIPTALPQQNFSMHVAVPVSNPNAMYQPGGTLGSQALAAAAASLSDSGMLSPPQASLHRNVGSSGGPQRPTSAAHTITPNYKLWPLTGNGFVNPRGSPGVLSTPSGNGLGKVMPTKSPPPPGGNMGMGGRKPDLRVVIPPSSKGMMPPLNTQRISSSQSTQSLATPVVSVTTPSLPPQGLVYSGMPTSYNPAEFSLSSAEMSSLQGFSSPGLSLGSMSAWQQHQLGQAALNSLVGGGHLPQGSNLSINTSQSINIKSEPISPPRERVTPSGFPPQQPQQGSSRQDVLGRSPADSLSSSCSSYDGSDREDHRPDFHSPLGLGRPPPGSEDRESPSVKRLRMDTWVT
- the mef2aa gene encoding myocyte enhancer factor 2aa isoform X7, with protein sequence MGRKKIQITRIMDERNRQVTFTKRKFGLMKKAYELSVLCDCEIALIIFNSSNKLFQYASTDMDKVLLKYTEYNEPHESRTNSDIVEKLRNKGHNDCASPDPEDCFGHSPLMDDHFGKLNEESDLMYKRCGPTALPQQNFSMHVAVPVSNPNAMYQPGGTLGSQALAAAAASLSDSGMLSPPQASLHRNVGSSGGPQRPTSAGNGFVNPRGSPGVLSTPSGNGLGKVMPTKSPPPPGGNMGMGGRKPDLRVVIPPSSKGMMPPLNTQRISSSQSTQSLATPVVSVTTPSLPPQGLVYSGMPTSYNPAEFSLSSAEMSSLQGFSSPGLSLGSMSAWQQHQLGQAALNSLVGGGHLPQGSNLSINTSQSINIKSEPISPPRERVTPSGFPPQQPQQGSSRQDVLGRSPADSLSSSCSSYDGSDREDHRPDFHSPLGLGRPPPGSEDRESPSVKRLRMDTWVT
- the mef2aa gene encoding myocyte enhancer factor 2aa isoform X5, whose protein sequence is MGRKKIQITRIMDERNRQVTFTKRKFGLMKKAYELSVLCDCEIALIIFNSSNKLFQYASTDMDKVLLKYTEYNEPHESRTNSDIVEKLRNKGHNDCASPDPEDCFGHSPLMDDHFGKLNEESDLMYKRCGPTALPQQNFSMHVAVPVSNPNAMYQPGGTLGSQALAAAAASLSDSGMLSPPQASLHRNVGSSGGPQRPTSAGNGFVNPRGSPGVLSTPSGNGLGKVMPTKSPPPPGGNMGMGGRKPDLRVVIPPSSKGMMPPLSEEEEMDLNTQRISSSQSTQSLATPVVSVTTPSLPPQGLVYSGMPTSYNPAEFSLSSAEMSSLQGFSSPGLSLGSMSAWQQHQLGQAALNSLVGGGHLPQGSNLSINTSQSINIKSEPISPPRERVTPSGFPPQQPQQGSSRQDVLGRSPADSLSSSCSSYDGSDREDHRPDFHSPLGLGRPPPGSEDRESPSVKRLRMDTWVT
- the mef2aa gene encoding myocyte enhancer factor 2aa isoform X1, with product MGRKKIQITRIMDERNRQVTFTKRKFGLMKKAYELSVLCDCEIALIIFNSSNKLFQYASTDMDKVLLKYTEYNEPHESRTNSDIVEALNKKEHRGCDSPDPDASYVLTPHTEEKYKKINEEFDNMMRNHKIPTALPQQNFSMHVAVPVSNPNAMYQPGGTLGSQALAAAAASLSDSGMLSPPQASLHRNVGSSGGPQRPTSAAHTITPNYKLWPLTGNGFVNPRGSPGVLSTPSGNGLGKVMPTKSPPPPGGNMGMGGRKPDLRVVIPPSSKGMMPPLSEEEEMDLNTQRISSSQSTQSLATPVVSVTTPSLPPQGLVYSGMPTSYNPAEFSLSSAEMSSLQGFSSPGLSLGSMSAWQQHQLGQAALNSLVGGGHLPQGSNLSINTSQSINIKSEPISPPRERVTPSGFPPQQPQQGSSRQDVLGRSPADSLSSSCSSYDGSDREDHRPDFHSPLGLGRPPPGSEDRESPSVKRLRMDTWVT